One Cyanobacteria bacterium GSL.Bin1 genomic window, TTAAAGCGACAAATAAAAGTAATTCTATGACTGCCGGAGTTAGTAAGACCTTTTTTAATTCTGCGGACAAACCACTCCTTTTTTCCGGCTGATGATCCCTCAATTGAGTCTCTGGAAAGGCCCAATAAACGATTAAAGCAAGCGGAAACGCGATCGCGTATAGTCCAAAGGCATAGCGCCAATGAATAGACCCTAAGCCCCCACCAACCAAAGGGAAAATAATTCCTCCCACCGTTAAAACGGCTGTCGCATAAGCAATCACTTGGGTCCGAGTTTCTTGATCATATAACTTTCCTAACAGGCCAAGACTACCGGCAGCAATGCCACCGGTCGTTGCGCCCAATAAAGCACGACTTGCAAGTAATAACCAAAAGTTACTGGCAAAAACGGGTATAATGCCAAAAATACCGTATAACCCTAAAGCCGGAACCAGCACCCGAATCGGAGAAACCTTATCTGCAACAAACCCCAACACCGGACTAAATAACGCGATTGTTAACGCATGAACACTCACCAGATGAGTGCCTAAAGCGCGATCAAATTCCAAATTGGTAATCACCTGTGGCAAAACCGGCGTTACCACTCCCCCTGTCATTGTAATTAAGGCTCCAATCGCTAAAATTAGAAACATTCGATTTGGATCACGCTGAAATAACTGAAATTGACACTTCATCATTGATTATTGGTTGGGCTTGCAAGCCTTTATTAATTAGAAAATATTTTGTGATCTAGACAACAGGTTATTTTTAAGCCTTGTTTGATAGTAACCATAAGTGTTCAATGATCACCGCTCAATTCTCTGATATCCTTGAAACAAAACGGTTGCGGGTGTGAAGACGTGGTACAAACCAAGTTATGGCGAGACGTAATCGCCGGTTCTGGGAAAGGATTATTAGTGGCTTTGATCATGACAATCATTGCTGCTAGTGTAACTTTAGATTATCGGATTAACTTAGGGGCTGGCATCACACTGCCTTTGCTGGTCTCTATTTTGGGTAGTGCTGGCGTTGGCACTGCAATCATCCCGATTTTAAAGCGCTTAAAAGCAGGACAATTTATTCGTGAGGATGGGCCCCAAACCCATC contains:
- a CDS encoding MFS transporter produces the protein MKCQFQLFQRDPNRMFLILAIGALITMTGGVVTPVLPQVITNLEFDRALGTHLVSVHALTIALFSPVLGFVADKVSPIRVLVPALGLYGIFGIIPVFASNFWLLLASRALLGATTGGIAAGSLGLLGKLYDQETRTQVIAYATAVLTVGGIIFPLVGGGLGSIHWRYAFGLYAIAFPLALIVYWAFPETQLRDHQPEKRSGLSAELKKVLLTPAVIELLLFVALTAAIMYAVVIYAPLYLQETLGLGTVSNGILLATRALGATFISAFGSKQLAQRWSFRSAIALGFALMGISLFSIPLLKQFPLLLLSAMIFGVGFGLVLPNLYSDLSNLAPKTVRSSILAIAIGTSFLGQFLSPVLLSSILQMTGLTGVFNTAAVLAWGSGIFILRRMPQ